DNA from Candidatus Binatia bacterium:
TCATCAGATCCTACCCGGCACGTTCGAGTACACGCTCAATTATCTGATCGACAACGAGGTCGACTTAACGCTCTTCGAGCAGCGCTACCGTAACGACGAGACCGGGGCGCCGGCCTACGATCCAGCGATCCTTTTGAAGATCATCCTGTACGCCTAT
Protein-coding regions in this window:
- a CDS encoding transposase; this translates as MARYKDYSYEQTKLIPLSFHHQILPGTFEYTLNYLIDNEVDLTLFEQRYRNDETGAPAYDPAILLKIILYAY